The following are encoded together in the Pleurocapsa sp. FMAR1 genome:
- a CDS encoding type II toxin-antitoxin system HigB family toxin, with the protein MRVISRKILRDYCQSHADACDALYNWYRVSSKAKWENLTQVQATYKTAEAVGNLTVFNIKGNRYRLIVDIIYPSQRIYIKYVLTHAEYDNDKWKNDPYY; encoded by the coding sequence GTGCGTGTCATTAGCCGAAAAATTCTCCGTGATTATTGTCAGTCTCATGCTGATGCCTGTGATGCTCTTTATAACTGGTACAGAGTTTCTAGTAAAGCCAAGTGGGAAAACCTAACTCAAGTACAGGCTACTTACAAAACTGCCGAAGCAGTAGGTAACCTAACAGTTTTCAACATCAAAGGCAACCGCTATCGTTTAATAGTCGATATTATCTATCCTAGTCAAAGAATCTATATTAAATACGTTTTAACCCACGCTGAATACGATAATGACAAATGGAAAAATGACCCTTATTACTAA
- a CDS encoding helix-turn-helix domain-containing protein, whose product MTLITNPESYAQLLAKYQPKVIESEVENDRAIALAQKLEHKAYRTSEEDAILELIVTLIEKFEDEHYSISKGTPQQMLLHLMESNNVKQENLVGVVGSRGVVSEVVNGKRSISKAQAKILAEFFSVDVGLFI is encoded by the coding sequence ATGACCCTTATTACTAATCCCGAATCTTACGCTCAGTTACTAGCAAAATATCAACCCAAAGTCATTGAAAGCGAAGTAGAGAATGATCGCGCCATTGCTCTAGCCCAAAAATTAGAACATAAAGCCTATCGTACTTCTGAAGAAGATGCGATTCTTGAATTAATAGTTACTTTAATCGAGAAATTTGAGGATGAACATTATTCTATTTCCAAAGGTACGCCTCAACAAATGCTTTTACACTTGATGGAGTCTAACAACGTAAAGCAAGAAAACTTGGTGGGAGTAGTAGGTTCAAGGGGAGTTGTCTCAGAAGTGGTTAACGGAAAACGCAGTATCAGCAAAGCACAGGCAAAGATTCTGGCTGAATTTTTCTCTGTTGATGTAGGTTTGTTTATTTAA
- a CDS encoding PulJ/GspJ family protein translates to MKNKELYKLLKKNKFNANSGFTLIELLIGLFMSIFVIGALGFGLVTVLGTTQSENSKAKARNENSRALDFISDELRRARKIETNATNAPRFTVSGATVVLALDIPLINDSVTLDTDSDPNIKDERVIYYLKSNSGTNWKGPQVLYRWGPPLNANGEYSPKPAGTINSWTEQALIDGINNTTVTSPCTTGTVTPTNPTGFYACITGTNTAQLFLTGQTKTASGVNNDSQTNDTQVVARARETLAYKTDENTSVVWSVEGLGGNYKCKDSAEPWWHMRTDFSNSATPVSWTQNPNSTTQAQPQPIEIKSDQPLTITSNPINATGCNSSSLAVAHTVNFGNPTTFNGECDRDPALTGSCPSVADKPRVKGDSNETVQFFKKGSSVPNYGGSELGQQTLGRFLYDKGWAIIDRDNNTTTGTQTEILNNRNTKFKIPTSVTEIDAYKVYVDSLTSLTAEQKTAEKARLKLLGEDQRIIGFEIGVHASTTEPGFDLQDNIFVVTSDVFEKKFAPSCFSGTACSAATGRPTST, encoded by the coding sequence ATGAAAAATAAAGAGTTATATAAACTTTTAAAAAAAAACAAATTTAATGCTAATTCTGGTTTTACTTTAATCGAACTACTTATTGGTTTATTCATGAGTATTTTTGTTATCGGCGCATTGGGTTTTGGTCTAGTCACAGTATTAGGAACTACTCAAAGCGAAAATTCTAAAGCAAAAGCAAGAAATGAAAACTCTCGCGCTTTGGATTTTATCTCTGATGAACTTAGGAGAGCGAGAAAGATTGAAACTAATGCCACTAATGCACCTAGATTTACAGTTTCTGGCGCAACAGTAGTCTTGGCATTAGACATTCCACTAATCAATGACAGTGTGACATTAGATACAGATAGTGACCCTAATATCAAAGACGAACGAGTAATATATTATCTTAAATCAAATAGTGGTACTAATTGGAAAGGACCCCAAGTTTTATATCGATGGGGACCACCATTGAATGCGAATGGCGAGTATTCTCCAAAACCTGCAGGGACAATCAATTCGTGGACAGAGCAAGCATTAATTGATGGTATTAATAATACGACTGTAACCTCACCCTGTACGACTGGAACAGTTACACCAACGAATCCCACAGGTTTTTATGCTTGTATTACTGGAACTAATACCGCGCAATTATTTCTTACAGGACAAACCAAAACTGCTAGTGGCGTAAATAATGATAGTCAAACTAATGATACTCAGGTTGTAGCTAGAGCTAGAGAAACCCTTGCATATAAAACAGATGAAAATACATCTGTTGTTTGGAGTGTTGAAGGTTTAGGGGGTAACTATAAATGCAAAGACAGTGCAGAACCATGGTGGCATATGCGAACTGATTTTAGTAATTCTGCAACTCCTGTTAGTTGGACTCAGAATCCAAATAGCACTACACAAGCTCAACCTCAACCAATTGAAATAAAATCCGATCAACCTCTAACAATTACTTCTAATCCTATAAATGCGACGGGCTGTAATAGTAGTTCACTTGCAGTAGCTCACACTGTAAACTTTGGTAATCCTACAACATTTAATGGTGAGTGCGATCGTGATCCTGCTTTAACTGGAAGTTGTCCTTCAGTTGCTGATAAGCCACGAGTCAAAGGTGATTCCAATGAAACTGTTCAATTTTTTAAAAAAGGTTCTAGCGTTCCCAACTATGGTGGTAGTGAATTAGGGCAACAAACTTTAGGTAGATTTTTGTATGACAAAGGTTGGGCAATTATCGATCGCGATAATAATACTACTACAGGTACCCAGACCGAAATTCTGAATAACCGAAACACAAAATTTAAAATTCCAACTTCTGTGACCGAGATCGACGCTTATAAAGTTTATGTAGACTCGTTAACAAGTTTGACAGCAGAACAAAAAACAGCAGAAAAAGCAAGATTAAAGCTTTTAGGGGAAGATCAACGAATCATTGGGTTTGAAATTGGTGTTCATGCTAGTACTACGGAACCTGGATTTGATTTACAAGATAATATTTTTGTTGTTACCTCAGACGTATTTGAGAAAAAATTTGCTCCTAGTTGTTTTTCTGGTACTGCATGCTCTGCTGCTACAGGCAGACCCACTTCAACCTAA
- a CDS encoding DUF3598 family protein: MLTQWDYFLKNLGEWHGSFTRFSPKGEKLTDTPTLVTLEGLNENKNVHQVVRYLPPDEPSRDVVVDYDSLNRSIIFFTNGAFSQGSMQWSPYSTFGAEFGLIDNDFGDGTRRLRMVELYNSASGLDKVVLIREKLPNSNVPQRPALTVASLLGEWQGEATTMYADLRNPDTFTSYLQIEQKDSEHIEQSLSFGDRTISSIARIENSKLLFENSSIPTQVLLLPDGASCNCPLKIQLGHNFVLEMGWLLKPDTRQRIIRSYNEKGNWVSCTLVTEKKVR; encoded by the coding sequence ATGCTTACTCAATGGGACTATTTTCTCAAAAATTTAGGGGAATGGCACGGCTCATTTACTCGTTTTTCACCTAAAGGAGAAAAGCTAACAGATACTCCAACTCTAGTTACCTTAGAAGGACTAAATGAAAATAAAAATGTCCATCAGGTAGTGCGCTACCTACCACCAGATGAACCCAGTCGCGATGTAGTGGTAGATTATGACTCTCTCAATCGCAGTATTATTTTCTTTACCAATGGTGCTTTCTCCCAAGGAAGTATGCAGTGGAGTCCTTACAGCACTTTCGGCGCGGAGTTTGGCTTAATTGATAATGATTTTGGCGATGGCACTCGTAGACTGCGAATGGTAGAGCTTTATAATAGTGCTTCTGGGTTAGATAAAGTGGTATTAATTAGGGAAAAGCTGCCCAATAGCAACGTTCCCCAAAGACCTGCTTTAACCGTTGCTAGTTTACTAGGAGAATGGCAGGGAGAGGCAACCACTATGTATGCCGATCTGAGAAATCCTGATACCTTTACTAGCTACTTACAGATCGAGCAAAAAGACAGTGAGCATATAGAACAGAGTTTGTCTTTTGGCGATCGCACTATAAGCTCCATTGCCAGAATCGAAAACTCGAAATTATTATTTGAAAATAGCAGTATACCAACCCAAGTTTTGCTGCTACCTGATGGAGCATCCTGCAATTGCCCTTTAAAGATCCAACTCGGTCACAATTTTGTCTTAGAAATGGGTTGGTTACTCAAACCAGATACTAGACAGAGAATTATTCGTAGCTATAACGAGAAAGGTAACTGGGTTAGCTGTACTCTAGTTACAGAAAAAAAGGTCAGATGA
- a CDS encoding DUF1622 domain-containing protein, with translation MFVHLVSTLNNWVVSLCQLLALFVIITGIIKALIIYGRHIFSDSSSAIAFQGSRLELGYAFSLGLSFLVGGSILKTTITPTWNDLGQLAAIILLRTILNYLLLMAIDKSADSKGQSLSPDKQKSDDQSAPPSRLASPPHEVRS, from the coding sequence ATGTTTGTACATCTAGTCAGCACTCTCAATAATTGGGTAGTTAGTTTGTGTCAGTTATTAGCACTGTTTGTGATTATTACAGGAATAATTAAAGCGTTAATAATTTACGGCAGGCATATTTTTAGTGATTCAAGTTCGGCGATCGCCTTTCAAGGAAGTCGATTAGAGTTAGGCTATGCTTTTTCTCTAGGACTAAGTTTTTTGGTTGGAGGAAGCATCTTAAAGACGACGATCACACCAACTTGGAACGACCTCGGACAACTAGCCGCAATTATTTTACTGCGAACAATTTTAAATTATCTCTTGCTAATGGCAATTGATAAAAGTGCCGATTCTAAGGGACAATCTTTATCGCCAGATAAACAGAAAAGCGACGACCAAAGCGCACCCCCTTCGCGATTGGCTTCGCCACCTCACGAAGTGCGATCTTGA
- a CDS encoding GUN4 domain-containing protein: MSDNQDRVVEQLTTQLSAIQEQLSQLTRRFDNLENNLGEVSKLPAKIAQFEDDLMLLGDRYRYRKIQQYLIESNWFEADKETIRLILSVTAKEIEELTPEDIQHFPCNDLIVIDRLWMKYSDGRFGFSPQLKIYQELGGGFNTILEQNRQLIEIWGEHLGWRKDNRWLPCDELDFSLNAPLGCHPSRWWNSPYGSKMTNFFLGRLITCDINIEQ, from the coding sequence ATGAGCGACAATCAAGATCGAGTTGTTGAGCAACTTACGACACAGCTATCGGCGATTCAAGAACAGTTAAGTCAATTAACCCGCCGTTTTGATAATCTGGAAAATAATTTGGGGGAAGTGTCTAAATTACCAGCTAAAATAGCTCAGTTTGAAGATGATTTAATGTTGTTAGGCGATCGCTATCGCTATAGAAAGATTCAACAATATCTAATAGAAAGTAATTGGTTTGAAGCGGACAAAGAAACTATCAGATTGATTCTGTCGGTAACAGCTAAAGAAATTGAAGAGCTTACTCCCGAAGATATACAGCACTTTCCCTGTAATGATTTAATCGTAATCGATCGCTTATGGATGAAATACAGTGATGGTCGTTTTGGTTTTAGTCCTCAGTTAAAAATATATCAAGAACTGGGCGGTGGTTTTAATACCATCCTTGAGCAAAACCGACAGTTAATCGAAATCTGGGGCGAACACTTAGGATGGCGCAAAGATAATCGTTGGCTTCCCTGTGATGAATTGGATTTTAGTCTTAATGCGCCTTTGGGTTGTCATCCTTCTCGCTGGTGGAATTCTCCCTATGGATCGAAGATGACTAATTTCTTTTTAGGTCGTTTAATTACCTGTGATATTAACATTGAGCAATAA
- a CDS encoding FAD-dependent oxidoreductase: MAKPTILTVDDDLEVLQAIARDLRKQYGDRFRIVRANSGASAIEALEQLKLRNETVALFLTDQRMPEMSGVEFIEKAAPMFLKAKRVLLTAYADTNAAIEAINTARLDYYLLKPWDPPEEKLYPVLDDLLEDWLAVYRPAFEGIRVIGDRWSSYSHNVKDFLARNQIPYQWMDVEIEPEATKLIEYVSHQDSQPKLPLVLFANGDKLEQPSNLEVAAKIGLQTQAGKPFYDLVIVGGGPAGLAAAVYGASEGLSTVMIERSAPGGQAGSSSRIENYLGFPVGLSGDDLARRGVTQAKRFGVEILTPQEVVEIKLEDPYRLVKLADGSEINCHALLLATGVYWRKLNLPGCDRLTGRGVYYGAAKTEALSCQDEHIYLIGGANSAGQAAMYFSQYAAKVSMLVRGDSLTKSMSQYLIDQINATDNIEVLTHTEVTEVHGENSLTGLTLLHNQTGETEQVETNSLFVFIGAKPETEWLDGLVAKDERGFIYAGADLKKSEHFRGWNRDRDPFLLETSVPGIFVAGDVRHNSVKRVASGVGEGSIAIMFVHRYLAEVGA; encoded by the coding sequence ATGGCTAAACCAACAATATTGACCGTTGATGACGATTTAGAAGTACTACAGGCGATCGCTCGCGATCTCAGAAAACAATATGGCGATCGCTTTCGCATTGTTCGTGCTAACTCTGGGGCATCGGCAATTGAGGCTTTAGAACAGCTTAAGTTACGCAATGAAACAGTAGCTTTGTTCCTCACCGATCAAAGAATGCCCGAAATGAGCGGGGTGGAGTTTATTGAAAAAGCCGCGCCGATGTTTCTTAAAGCAAAACGGGTATTACTCACAGCTTATGCCGATACCAATGCTGCAATTGAGGCGATTAATACCGCCCGACTCGATTATTATCTCCTCAAGCCTTGGGATCCTCCAGAAGAAAAGCTATATCCTGTCTTGGATGATTTATTAGAAGATTGGTTGGCGGTGTATCGTCCTGCATTTGAAGGAATTAGAGTAATTGGCGATCGCTGGTCGTCTTATTCCCATAATGTGAAAGACTTTTTGGCACGTAACCAGATTCCCTATCAGTGGATGGATGTAGAAATTGAACCAGAAGCAACCAAGCTAATTGAATATGTATCTCACCAAGACAGTCAGCCTAAACTTCCTCTGGTATTATTTGCCAACGGCGATAAATTAGAACAGCCCAGTAACCTAGAAGTAGCAGCAAAGATTGGGTTACAAACCCAAGCGGGCAAACCTTTCTATGACTTAGTAATTGTCGGCGGAGGTCCCGCGGGTTTGGCAGCAGCAGTCTACGGGGCATCAGAAGGCTTGAGTACAGTGATGATTGAACGTTCTGCCCCTGGTGGACAGGCGGGTTCAAGTTCTCGGATTGAAAACTATCTCGGTTTCCCTGTGGGCTTAAGCGGAGATGACTTAGCCAGAAGAGGCGTTACTCAAGCAAAGAGGTTTGGGGTAGAAATCCTGACCCCCCAGGAAGTTGTCGAAATAAAACTAGAAGATCCCTATCGCCTTGTCAAGTTAGCCGACGGTAGCGAAATCAATTGTCATGCCTTGCTATTAGCAACGGGAGTATATTGGCGTAAATTAAATCTACCAGGATGCGATCGCCTGACAGGTAGAGGTGTTTATTATGGTGCAGCCAAAACCGAGGCTTTATCTTGTCAAGATGAACATATTTATCTCATTGGTGGGGCAAATTCCGCAGGACAAGCAGCCATGTATTTTTCTCAGTATGCTGCCAAAGTTTCGATGCTAGTCAGGGGAGACTCTTTAACTAAAAGTATGTCTCAGTATCTTATTGACCAAATAAATGCCACCGATAACATTGAGGTATTAACCCACACCGAAGTTACTGAAGTACACGGAGAAAATAGCCTGACAGGATTGACTTTACTCCATAACCAAACAGGAGAAACCGAACAGGTAGAAACCAATTCTCTGTTTGTTTTTATTGGGGCAAAACCCGAAACCGAATGGCTAGATGGGTTAGTAGCCAAAGATGAACGAGGCTTTATCTATGCAGGGGCAGATCTGAAGAAAAGCGAACATTTTCGGGGGTGGAATCGCGATCGCGATCCTTTTTTACTAGAAACTAGCGTTCCTGGTATTTTTGTCGCGGGAGATGTCCGACATAATTCAGTTAAACGGGTAGCTTCTGGAGTAGGGGAAGGTTCAATCGCCATTATGTTTGTTCATCGTTATCTAGCTGAAGTCGGCGCATAA
- a CDS encoding DUF1802 family protein, producing the protein MKLAKRLHLQHALKEWAIAIEALNQGDTIILLRKGGIRERGFQVEHSFVWLYPTYEHQKPHLLKPEYVSKVVSVESGWHPEQVTIKSCAEITDILAIDNIEQIEALQPYHIWNEQMIGDRLKWKPQKPLIVLLLKVYRLPQPQSIPYSNAYGGCKSWIELNLPIATDRLIPAIEDNQYNQKVVEIKTLLES; encoded by the coding sequence ATGAAGCTAGCTAAACGTCTACACCTTCAACACGCTTTAAAAGAATGGGCGATCGCCATTGAAGCTTTAAATCAAGGCGATACTATCATCCTGCTGCGTAAAGGAGGTATTCGCGAACGGGGTTTTCAGGTAGAACATTCTTTTGTTTGGCTATATCCTACCTACGAACATCAAAAACCTCATTTACTTAAGCCAGAATATGTTTCTAAAGTTGTCTCCGTGGAGTCTGGCTGGCATCCAGAACAAGTAACTATTAAAAGTTGTGCTGAAATAACAGATATTTTAGCAATTGATAATATTGAGCAAATAGAGGCACTGCAACCATATCATATCTGGAATGAACAAATGATCGGCGATCGCCTTAAATGGAAGCCTCAAAAACCTTTGATAGTTTTACTACTAAAAGTTTATCGTCTACCTCAGCCTCAATCTATTCCTTACAGTAATGCTTATGGTGGCTGTAAATCTTGGATTGAATTGAATTTACCTATTGCTACTGATCGATTAATTCCAGCTATAGAAGACAACCAATATAATCAAAAAGTGGTAGAAATAAAAACTTTGCTTGAGAGTTAA
- a CDS encoding Hpt domain-containing protein: MTIKPEKLQFCCITYYLLLITRPNHVTQPRYSRPSQFFIEEAQELLQVLETGLLDLRENHSTPKVHELMRAAHSIKGGAASVELGAIELLAHRLEDFFKALYSDRVDFDGELESLLLQGYDCLRNPLIGEIEAGTFDEEEALLAAEPVFAALKVRLADAFKNADNYMPSSNDLGVDIVSSIFEVVVQALEHLQTVAANPANYNLEEELQGQLDMFAGFTELFNLPGFSDIVQTSQTALAQNRDRILEIIQATVADYTLAKERILAGDREQCGEVSFALRELAQAYSVEDRFLSEIDKLVQQYSHHN, translated from the coding sequence ATGACTATAAAACCCGAAAAACTACAATTTTGCTGTATTACTTATTACCTATTACTTATTACCCGCCCAAATCATGTCACTCAACCCCGATATTCGCGACCAAGCCAATTTTTCATCGAAGAAGCTCAAGAACTATTACAGGTACTAGAAACAGGTCTTCTTGACCTGCGTGAAAACCATAGTACCCCAAAAGTTCATGAGTTGATGCGTGCTGCTCACTCGATCAAAGGTGGTGCAGCCAGTGTTGAGTTAGGGGCGATTGAATTATTGGCTCATCGATTAGAGGATTTTTTCAAGGCTCTTTATAGCGATCGCGTTGATTTTGATGGGGAATTAGAAAGTTTATTGTTACAGGGATATGATTGTCTGCGTAATCCCCTCATTGGAGAAATTGAAGCAGGAACTTTTGACGAAGAAGAGGCTTTATTAGCGGCTGAACCAGTATTTGCTGCTTTAAAAGTCCGTTTGGCAGATGCTTTCAAGAATGCTGATAATTATATGCCCAGTTCTAATGATTTGGGAGTGGATATTGTCTCTTCGATCTTTGAAGTTGTTGTCCAGGCTTTAGAACACCTACAAACCGTTGCAGCTAATCCCGCTAATTATAATTTAGAAGAGGAATTACAGGGACAGCTAGATATGTTTGCTGGTTTCACGGAGTTGTTTAACCTGCCAGGCTTTAGCGATATTGTGCAAACGTCCCAAACAGCCTTGGCACAGAACAGAGATCGCATTTTAGAGATAATTCAGGCAACAGTCGCTGATTATACTTTAGCAAAAGAGCGGATCTTAGCAGGCGATCGCGAACAATGCGGGGAAGTATCTTTTGCCTTAAGAGAATTAGCCCAAGCTTACTCAGTCGAAGATAGATTTCTCTCAGAAATAGACAAGCTAGTTCAACAATACAGCCATCACAACTAA
- a CDS encoding tetratricopeptide repeat protein, with protein sequence MPFLLFLIILIGLGSFIFIQYQKHHKANELYVEAKKLETKDTRISDDTTRLKQALSLYKQCSKLVNKPEFVKAANQCQQKIDDHQRFQQLLANGKKYAIGNFFKEALTEFIKAQKLFSTTELKGEISKCQEGIKQQENYEKVLKQSVQIAKQGQFQEAIDLLVPILDKFTREDGQQLLTKLKRVIQAKELYKSGLVVEKTGELNQAKANYEQALGLIPEFDECKIRLSILAVKHNPKQAISYLERIDGEQAAYIRGFAYTKLGNWQQADREWRSISKVSIEVTQRPMLKSLAERDRLNSICEIEKLLDRGQVEIAKSVSLEFIEKFGLDTVVKFNLENHIQPFLERQIWESQNWQEIAAKTEQIWLKQQDINSLHNWAIASYYLSQTDSNKLGYFIIAWSTALANIEHNPTLQNVPWLGSNSIDIKDVSAKLKQVLENAIDAVKDDDIEKYLKLRDIYRRDMVSFYQGENSSILVGVRVNRIFIPSGCYQRHRHKLTEITFPVEKLYSKSMQAALYTDWGLAVAACMEGDTARAIKIKPYENPSCEADNFACYFMSYHEGCHYLQNLEWRKAIYPLQQAKSEIKAKSDWCKEIDRLCELQRKKINDFDEHLQFSNFWYELLNSQPSRSYFAEYKGRQVAEKLSNETISYEQGLKKLQKIKDIDPNNSFILNLIETVEMQVELEKISRVMKREFKEGVQIAKRSRHEKVRFKVAEVCINVILEASESRSLYFDGMYQLAQWAYELCPREPAFQEIYNSLRIHR encoded by the coding sequence ATGCCATTTTTACTTTTTCTTATTATTTTAATAGGCTTAGGTAGCTTTATATTTATCCAATATCAAAAGCACCATAAAGCTAATGAACTTTATGTTGAAGCCAAAAAATTAGAAACGAAAGATACTAGAATTTCTGACGATACAACTAGGCTTAAACAAGCTCTTTCACTATATAAGCAGTGCAGTAAATTAGTTAACAAACCTGAGTTTGTCAAAGCTGCAAATCAATGTCAGCAAAAAATAGACGATCACCAGAGATTTCAGCAACTATTAGCTAATGGTAAAAAATATGCTATAGGTAATTTTTTTAAAGAGGCATTAACTGAATTTATTAAAGCCCAAAAACTTTTTTCTACCACTGAATTAAAGGGTGAAATATCCAAATGTCAAGAAGGTATCAAGCAGCAAGAAAACTATGAAAAGGTTTTAAAACAATCTGTTCAAATAGCTAAACAAGGGCAATTTCAAGAAGCAATCGATTTACTTGTACCGATATTAGACAAATTTACTCGTGAAGATGGACAACAGTTATTAACTAAATTAAAACGAGTAATACAAGCTAAAGAATTATATAAATCAGGTCTAGTTGTAGAGAAAACAGGCGAATTAAATCAAGCAAAAGCTAATTACGAACAAGCATTAGGTTTAATACCAGAATTTGACGAATGCAAGATTAGATTAAGTATTTTAGCTGTTAAACATAATCCCAAACAAGCAATCTCTTATTTAGAAAGAATAGATGGAGAACAAGCAGCTTATATTCGTGGTTTTGCTTATACTAAACTTGGAAACTGGCAACAAGCAGATCGAGAGTGGCGATCTATTTCCAAAGTTAGTATAGAAGTAACTCAACGTCCTATGCTTAAAAGTTTGGCAGAACGCGATCGCTTAAATAGTATTTGTGAAATAGAAAAACTTTTAGATCGAGGACAAGTAGAAATTGCCAAATCTGTCAGCCTGGAATTTATTGAAAAGTTCGGTCTTGATACGGTAGTAAAATTTAATTTAGAGAACCATATTCAGCCTTTTTTAGAGCGTCAAATTTGGGAAAGTCAAAACTGGCAAGAAATAGCTGCAAAAACCGAACAAATTTGGTTGAAACAACAGGATATCAATTCTCTACACAACTGGGCGATCGCTAGCTATTATCTTTCTCAGACAGATTCAAACAAGTTAGGCTATTTTATTATTGCTTGGTCAACAGCTTTAGCAAATATTGAACACAATCCCACACTACAAAATGTTCCCTGGTTAGGAAGCAACTCTATTGATATAAAAGATGTTTCCGCCAAACTAAAGCAAGTATTAGAAAATGCGATCGATGCTGTTAAAGATGATGATATTGAAAAGTATTTAAAATTAAGGGATATTTATCGTCGAGATATGGTTTCTTTTTATCAAGGAGAAAATTCTTCTATTCTTGTTGGAGTAAGAGTCAATAGGATTTTTATTCCATCTGGTTGTTATCAGCGTCATCGCCATAAGTTAACAGAAATTACTTTCCCTGTAGAAAAACTATACAGTAAGTCTATGCAAGCAGCATTATATACAGATTGGGGTTTAGCCGTAGCAGCTTGTATGGAAGGAGATACGGCGCGTGCTATTAAAATTAAACCCTATGAAAATCCATCTTGCGAAGCAGATAACTTTGCCTGTTATTTTATGTCTTATCATGAAGGCTGTCACTATTTACAAAATCTGGAATGGCGTAAAGCAATTTATCCACTTCAACAGGCTAAATCCGAAATAAAAGCCAAGTCTGATTGGTGTAAGGAAATAGATAGACTCTGTGAATTACAGCGTAAGAAAATAAACGATTTTGATGAACATCTACAGTTCAGTAATTTTTGGTATGAGCTTTTAAATAGTCAACCTTCTAGAAGTTATTTTGCTGAGTATAAAGGTAGACAAGTTGCAGAAAAACTATCAAACGAGACAATTAGCTATGAGCAAGGATTGAAAAAACTTCAAAAGATTAAAGATATCGATCCCAACAACTCTTTTATCCTCAATTTGATAGAAACAGTTGAAATGCAAGTAGAGCTAGAAAAAATTAGTCGCGTCATGAAACGCGAATTTAAAGAAGGTGTTCAAATAGCAAAAAGATCGCGCCACGAAAAGGTGCGTTTCAAAGTTGCCGAGGTTTGTATCAATGTCATCCTCGAAGCTTCAGAAAGCCGTAGTCTGTACTTTGATGGAATGTACCAACTTGCACAGTGGGCTTATGAACTTTGCCCACGCGAACCAGCATTTCAAGAGATTTACAACAGTTTAAGAATACATCGCTGA
- a CDS encoding LysM peptidoglycan-binding domain-containing protein, with the protein MSVKLTCPVCERSQIEANTCPNCETDLSTYRMLAELPVEIKEQKRTIPIWLPVGIAILFLLLGIGLGFAGNSVIAKQQPQTTPTSTTASNQTSETKPDQSVVSPTVAEKPESKSCGGFNYVVRKGDSLSLIASRLYGDINSWSLISEANPAIQGRESSIEIGEFLFVPNLKNNC; encoded by the coding sequence ATGTCAGTAAAGTTAACTTGTCCAGTTTGCGAGCGATCGCAAATTGAAGCCAACACTTGTCCTAATTGCGAAACCGATCTTTCTACCTACAGAATGCTGGCAGAGTTGCCTGTAGAAATAAAAGAACAAAAACGAACTATTCCCATCTGGCTACCTGTGGGTATAGCGATTTTATTTCTGCTACTGGGTATTGGCTTAGGATTTGCAGGTAATTCTGTTATTGCCAAACAACAGCCACAAACTACACCAACTTCTACCACTGCTTCTAATCAAACATCCGAAACTAAACCAGATCAATCAGTCGTATCTCCTACCGTTGCGGAAAAGCCTGAGTCAAAATCCTGTGGTGGCTTTAACTACGTAGTGCGAAAAGGAGATTCTTTGTCCTTAATTGCTTCGCGGCTTTATGGAGATATTAACTCTTGGTCATTAATTAGTGAAGCTAATCCAGCAATACAAGGTCGAGAAAGTTCGATAGAAATTGGAGAATTCTTATTTGTCCCTAATCTTAAGAACAATTGCTAA